The Sorangiineae bacterium MSr11367 genome window below encodes:
- a CDS encoding helix-turn-helix transcriptional regulator, whose translation MRKAAAKSNVESGCACLARDVLDRIGDRWSVICILHLGEHEVLRFTELRRLISGISQRMLTVTLRDLERDGFVARKVKPVIPPHVEYRLTPLGRALMENVRSLCQWANDHQDAVRRARESYDARALQEVST comes from the coding sequence ATGAGAAAAGCAGCGGCGAAATCGAATGTGGAAAGTGGATGCGCATGTCTTGCGCGAGACGTACTCGACCGCATCGGCGACCGATGGAGCGTGATCTGCATCCTTCACCTGGGCGAGCACGAGGTGCTTCGCTTCACCGAGTTGAGGCGGTTGATCAGCGGCATTTCGCAGCGGATGCTCACGGTGACGTTGCGCGATCTCGAGCGCGATGGGTTCGTCGCGCGCAAGGTCAAGCCGGTCATTCCACCGCACGTCGAGTATCGGCTTACGCCGCTGGGCCGCGCCCTCATGGAAAATGTGCGATCGCTCTGCCAATGGGCGAACGACCACCAGGACGCCGTGCGGCGCGCGCGCGAGTCGTATGATGCACGCGCGCTGCAGGAAGTCTCCACTTAA
- a CDS encoding acyl-CoA thioesterase, which yields MQNLQIPYRSVQRVYFDDLDALNLLHNVKFVLFMERARGAFIHSRGFRWEDELAINPDKFHVIAAHEIRYLKPVRGECELVVEITPTHLGTTSFIVEAQVKALHGPTLHATGTTRLVRLDPTTHTPCPWSDRFRASMAPLIVTKSP from the coding sequence GTGCAAAATCTTCAGATTCCGTATCGGTCGGTTCAGCGCGTCTATTTCGACGATTTGGATGCGCTCAATCTCCTGCACAACGTCAAGTTCGTGCTCTTCATGGAGCGGGCCCGCGGGGCGTTCATCCATTCGCGCGGATTTCGCTGGGAGGATGAACTGGCGATCAATCCGGACAAGTTTCACGTCATCGCGGCGCACGAGATTCGTTATCTGAAGCCGGTGCGCGGGGAGTGTGAGCTGGTCGTCGAGATTACCCCGACGCACCTTGGCACCACGTCGTTCATCGTCGAGGCGCAGGTGAAAGCCCTGCACGGGCCCACCTTGCACGCGACGGGGACGACGCGGCTCGTGCGGCTCGACCCGACCACGCACACACCGTGTCCGTGGAGCGACCGGTTCCGCGCCAGCATGGCACCGCTGATTGTGACCAAGAGTCCATAG
- a CDS encoding M20/M25/M40 family metallo-hydrolase: MLVRRFVVFALTSISSLAFVACGSTPPPAPKLTQAAPEPPPLRPLPEEVHLADLRQLTMAGENAEAYWAWGGRELIMQARTGDSGCDRIYRLPVASPTPIPVSSGKGATTCSFFLPDDQEVIYASTHLGGEACPPKPDHSQGYVWALYDTYDIFKAKADGTGVQRLTDTKGYDAEGTVCKKDGSIVFTSVRDGDIDLYRMDKDGKNVRRLTTGVGYDGGAFFNDDCSKIVWRASRPRPGKELDDYKALLAKNLVRPSKLEIYVANADGSDPVQITYLNAASFAPFWHPSQKRILFSSNFGDPKGREFDIWAVNLDGTNLERITYAGGFDGFPMFSPDGKSLAFSSNRATAPGKHDTNVFVARWVDSGGTIEPRAADRIATDIRWLADPEREGRGIGTKGLEASGAYLEEQFRTAGLAPAGDDGTYRQGFPVTTELKASGETKFVVGKTETKKEDFVVMGYSPAQADVKGALVFANYGIVAKELGVDDYAKTKVKGAIAVVRRFVPESQKFTATDAKRRYGDIRLKAWAAKERGAKALIVVDDPAPPENAKADWKAPPDARLPSLDVEGYGDAGIPVLVVKRDAFAATMAKLKIKAKVGAQLRVALSEVKSNAFNVVARIEAGGDKLPGTVVVGAHYDHLGLGGHHSLAPGSNAPHVGADDNASGAATLLHVARTLAANKAQLRRDVVFVAFSGEESGILGSSYFVRAAKEGKKGALDPKNIVAMLNMDMVGRMRDNRVQVLGTETAREWSEVVSAQCGVGAPLDCAMGGDGYGPSDHMSFYTANIPVLHFFTGTHSDYHKPSDTPDKINYAGAARVGWLVADIARKAAVDEKPPTFQGGAQGPSPRGDMRSFNASLGTIPDYGGPGAGKKGVLLSGVRPGGAADKGGMKRGDIVVRLGAHEIGSVEDLMFVLNASKPGETVPAVVIREGKEVKLDVTFQENPRPR, encoded by the coding sequence ATGCTCGTTCGCCGATTCGTCGTCTTCGCACTGACCTCGATCTCCTCCCTCGCGTTCGTGGCGTGCGGTTCCACGCCGCCGCCCGCCCCCAAGCTCACCCAGGCCGCGCCCGAACCACCCCCACTCCGCCCCCTGCCGGAAGAAGTCCATCTGGCCGACCTGCGCCAGCTGACCATGGCCGGCGAAAACGCGGAGGCCTATTGGGCGTGGGGCGGGCGTGAGCTCATCATGCAGGCGCGCACCGGCGACAGCGGTTGCGACCGCATTTATCGGCTTCCCGTGGCCTCGCCGACGCCCATTCCGGTGTCCAGCGGGAAGGGCGCCACCACGTGCTCCTTCTTTCTGCCCGACGACCAGGAGGTCATCTACGCGTCGACCCACCTGGGCGGCGAAGCCTGCCCGCCCAAGCCCGATCACAGCCAGGGCTACGTCTGGGCGCTCTACGACACGTACGATATTTTCAAGGCCAAGGCCGATGGCACCGGCGTCCAGCGCCTGACGGACACCAAGGGCTACGACGCCGAAGGCACCGTCTGCAAGAAGGACGGCTCCATCGTCTTCACCTCCGTCCGCGATGGCGACATCGATCTGTACCGGATGGACAAGGACGGTAAGAACGTGCGCCGCCTGACCACCGGGGTCGGCTACGACGGCGGCGCGTTCTTCAACGACGATTGCTCGAAGATCGTCTGGCGCGCCTCGCGACCGCGCCCGGGCAAGGAGCTCGACGACTACAAAGCGCTCTTGGCGAAGAACCTCGTGCGGCCGTCGAAGCTCGAAATCTACGTGGCCAACGCCGACGGGAGCGATCCCGTGCAGATCACCTATTTGAACGCGGCGTCGTTTGCGCCGTTTTGGCACCCGTCGCAGAAGCGCATTCTCTTTTCGTCGAACTTCGGCGATCCGAAGGGGCGCGAATTCGATATTTGGGCGGTCAACCTCGACGGCACGAACCTCGAGCGCATCACCTACGCGGGCGGCTTCGATGGGTTTCCGATGTTCTCGCCCGACGGCAAGTCGCTGGCCTTTTCGTCGAACCGGGCGACCGCGCCGGGCAAGCACGATACGAACGTGTTCGTGGCGCGCTGGGTCGACTCCGGAGGCACCATCGAGCCGCGCGCGGCCGATCGCATCGCCACCGACATTCGCTGGCTGGCCGATCCCGAGCGCGAAGGACGCGGCATCGGCACCAAGGGACTGGAAGCCTCGGGCGCCTACCTCGAGGAGCAATTCCGCACGGCGGGCCTCGCCCCCGCGGGCGACGATGGCACCTACCGCCAGGGATTCCCCGTCACGACGGAACTCAAGGCGAGCGGCGAGACGAAGTTCGTGGTGGGCAAGACGGAGACGAAGAAGGAAGACTTCGTCGTCATGGGGTATTCCCCTGCCCAGGCCGACGTGAAGGGCGCATTGGTCTTTGCCAATTATGGCATCGTGGCCAAAGAGCTGGGTGTCGACGACTATGCCAAGACGAAGGTCAAAGGGGCCATCGCCGTGGTGCGCAGGTTCGTGCCCGAGTCGCAGAAGTTCACCGCGACGGATGCCAAACGGCGCTACGGCGACATTCGGCTGAAGGCATGGGCGGCCAAGGAGCGCGGAGCGAAAGCGCTCATCGTGGTGGACGATCCCGCTCCGCCCGAGAATGCCAAGGCCGATTGGAAGGCGCCGCCGGATGCACGCCTGCCATCGCTCGACGTGGAGGGGTATGGCGATGCAGGCATCCCCGTGCTGGTGGTGAAGCGCGATGCGTTCGCGGCGACGATGGCCAAACTGAAGATCAAGGCCAAGGTCGGCGCGCAGCTGCGGGTGGCGCTCTCCGAAGTGAAGTCCAATGCGTTCAACGTCGTGGCGCGCATCGAGGCCGGCGGCGACAAGCTCCCCGGCACCGTCGTGGTGGGTGCGCACTACGATCACCTCGGGCTGGGCGGGCACCATTCGCTGGCGCCTGGCAGCAACGCACCGCACGTCGGCGCGGACGACAATGCCTCGGGCGCGGCAACGTTGCTCCACGTGGCGCGCACGCTCGCGGCCAACAAGGCGCAGCTCCGGCGCGACGTGGTATTCGTCGCGTTCTCGGGCGAAGAGTCGGGCATTTTGGGCTCGTCGTACTTCGTGCGGGCGGCGAAGGAAGGGAAAAAGGGCGCGCTCGATCCGAAGAACATCGTGGCCATGCTCAACATGGATATGGTCGGCCGCATGCGCGACAACCGGGTCCAGGTGCTGGGCACCGAGACGGCGCGCGAGTGGTCGGAGGTGGTGTCGGCGCAATGCGGAGTCGGTGCACCACTCGACTGCGCCATGGGCGGCGACGGCTACGGGCCCAGCGATCACATGTCGTTCTACACGGCCAACATACCGGTTTTGCACTTCTTCACCGGAACGCACTCGGACTACCACAAGCCGAGCGACACGCCGGACAAGATCAACTACGCCGGGGCGGCCCGCGTGGGGTGGCTGGTGGCCGACATCGCGCGCAAAGCCGCAGTGGATGAAAAGCCGCCGACCTTCCAAGGCGGCGCCCAGGGCCCCTCCCCGCGCGGCGACATGCGCAGCTTCAACGCGTCGCTGGGGACGATTCCCGATTACGGCGGCCCCGGCGCGGGCAAGAAGGGTGTGCTCTTGTCCGGCGTGCGGCCAGGCGGCGCCGCCGACAAGGGCGGCATGAAGCGCGGCGACATCGTCGTGCGCCTCGGCGCCCACGAAATTGGCAGCGTCGAAGATTTGATGTTCGTCCTCAACGCCAGCAAGCCCGGAGAAACGGTGCCCGCCGTGGTCATCCGCGAGGGCAAAGAGGTCAAACTCGACGTGACCTTCCAAGAAAACCCCCGCCCCCGCTGA